One Limisphaera ngatamarikiensis genomic region harbors:
- the lspA gene encoding signal peptidase II, translating into MAWMSRFWATPGRRTASVAVSLFALDQLTKAWVLGRLPYGEEQSVVHGFFKLVHWGNTGAAWSLLRGYNDLLALVAILALVLLWWYRHHFELQSLGGQVAFGAVLGGIAGNLLDRLRVGHVIDFLYFYLPRSDGTEWGFPAFNVADSAICLGVATLFWLSWRAGARLKPRDSVPEAPSPDSTSTPPPPSPPSTP; encoded by the coding sequence ATGGCATGGATGAGCCGTTTTTGGGCCACGCCGGGCCGCCGAACCGCCTCGGTGGCAGTGTCGCTTTTTGCCCTGGACCAGCTTACCAAGGCGTGGGTGCTCGGCCGGCTTCCCTACGGCGAAGAGCAATCCGTTGTGCACGGCTTTTTCAAGCTGGTGCACTGGGGCAACACGGGCGCGGCTTGGAGCCTGCTGCGCGGCTACAACGATCTGTTGGCCCTGGTGGCCATCCTTGCACTGGTCCTGCTCTGGTGGTACAGGCACCATTTCGAGCTTCAATCCCTCGGTGGACAGGTGGCCTTCGGGGCGGTCCTCGGCGGCATTGCCGGCAACCTGCTGGACCGTCTCCGCGTGGGGCATGTGATCGACTTTCTCTACTTTTACCTGCCGCGGTCCGACGGCACCGAATGGGGGTTCCCGGCCTTCAATGTGGCCGACAGCGCCATCTGCCTGGGCGTGGCCACCCTGTTTTGGCTTTCCTGGCGGGCCGGGGCCCGGCTCAAACCCCGGGACAGCGTCCCCGAGGCGCCTTCACCCGACTCAACCTCCACGCCACCGCCGCCTTCCCCTCCGTCCACACCATGA
- a CDS encoding RluA family pseudouridine synthase: MPTLETFIIEESAPGERFDVFLHRRYPALSRSAIQRLIEQGAVKVNGRPVKPTHSPRAGEQVEVEWPDPKPATLEPVAIPLDILYEDDCLVVINKPAGLVVHPAAGHETHTLVHALLHHCAGRLSGVGGVSRPGIVHRLDKDTSGVMVVAKTDAAHLALARQFAERRVLKVYHAIVCGQLPHDTGEIRAAIARHPSHRKCMTVCEERGREAHTSYRVLERLADATLVEARLHTGRTHQVRVHFQHLGHPLVGDPVYGRRANRRLAERLGFEPARQMLHATQLTLAHPRTGESMTWEAPWPADFQDTLRHLRAVSRAETTRTTRPPAEIT, translated from the coding sequence ATGCCCACGCTCGAAACCTTCATCATCGAAGAATCGGCCCCGGGAGAACGATTCGACGTGTTCCTCCACCGCCGGTATCCGGCCCTGTCCCGGTCCGCCATTCAACGCCTCATCGAACAGGGCGCCGTCAAGGTCAACGGGCGCCCCGTCAAACCGACCCACAGCCCCCGTGCCGGGGAACAGGTTGAGGTTGAATGGCCCGACCCCAAACCGGCCACTCTTGAACCGGTCGCCATCCCGCTCGACATCCTCTACGAAGACGACTGCCTCGTCGTCATCAACAAGCCGGCGGGTCTGGTGGTTCACCCGGCCGCCGGTCACGAAACCCACACCCTTGTCCACGCACTCCTCCACCACTGCGCCGGCCGACTCAGCGGTGTGGGCGGCGTCAGCCGGCCCGGCATCGTGCATCGCTTGGACAAGGATACCAGCGGGGTCATGGTCGTGGCCAAAACGGATGCCGCGCACCTGGCCTTGGCCCGCCAGTTTGCCGAACGCCGGGTCCTCAAGGTCTACCACGCCATCGTCTGCGGCCAACTGCCCCACGACACCGGCGAAATCCGGGCCGCCATTGCGCGACACCCTTCCCACCGCAAGTGCATGACCGTCTGCGAGGAACGCGGCCGGGAGGCCCACACCAGCTACCGCGTGCTCGAGCGCCTGGCCGATGCCACCCTTGTGGAAGCCCGGCTTCATACCGGGCGCACCCACCAGGTCCGCGTGCATTTCCAGCACCTGGGCCATCCGCTGGTGGGCGATCCCGTTTACGGTCGCCGCGCCAACCGGCGCCTGGCCGAACGCCTGGGCTTTGAACCCGCACGCCAGATGCTTCATGCCACCCAGCTGACCCTTGCCCACCCGCGGACCGGCGAGTCCATGACCTGGGAAGCCCCCTGGCCGGCCGATTTCCAGGACACGCTCCGTCACCTCCGGGCCGTCAGCCGGGCTGAAACCACCCGAACCACCCGGCCCCCGGCCGAAATCACCTGA
- a CDS encoding CDP-alcohol phosphatidyltransferase family protein yields MWTLPNLLSLFRLLSVPVLLALAAHGSHRPFLVLLVLGLMSDGVDGYLARRWNQHSDLGARLDSWADMATWLALPPCGWWLRPEALAPELPWLCSGLAAYLLSVAVGWFRFRRLIAYHTWGAKALSFLAGASVLIFFAHGPGWVLRLLVPLVMLSALEEIVITCLLPDYRTNVPTAWHAWRLRKRIHNPIQSPPAPQPSIRHADLP; encoded by the coding sequence ATGTGGACCCTGCCCAATCTCCTGAGCCTTTTCCGACTCCTGTCGGTTCCGGTGCTTCTTGCCCTGGCGGCTCATGGTTCGCACCGACCCTTTTTGGTCCTCCTGGTCCTGGGCCTGATGTCGGACGGGGTGGACGGGTATCTTGCCCGGCGATGGAATCAACACAGCGACCTGGGCGCCCGACTCGACAGTTGGGCTGACATGGCGACGTGGCTGGCGTTGCCGCCCTGTGGTTGGTGGCTGCGCCCCGAAGCGCTGGCACCGGAACTGCCCTGGCTGTGCAGCGGCCTGGCCGCTTATCTCCTCTCCGTGGCCGTCGGTTGGTTCCGGTTCCGTCGCCTGATCGCGTACCACACCTGGGGCGCCAAGGCTCTCAGTTTCCTGGCCGGCGCATCCGTACTCATTTTCTTTGCCCACGGACCCGGCTGGGTGCTCCGGTTGTTGGTCCCGCTGGTCATGCTCTCGGCACTGGAAGAGATCGTGATCACCTGCCTGCTCCCGGACTACCGCACCAACGTCCCCACCGCCTGGCACGCATGGCGCCTGCGCAAGCGCATCCATAACCCGATCCAGTCCCCACCCGCACCGCAACCCTCCATTCGTCACGCGGACCTGCCCTGA
- a CDS encoding polyprenyl synthetase family protein, translating to MTAQRVRVAPSSSDPSFPLESYMAERTRWIDRGLRKFLPPPGTRPATIHRAMHYSLFAGGKRIRPILCLAAAEACGGDPAEALPLACAVECIHTYSLVHDDLPAMDNDDFRRGRPTCHKVFGEGIAVLAGDALLTVAFEIAAQSRGWPRYPHRQLILELARAAGSRQLIAGQVADLESEGKSIPLRDLRFIHERKTSALLCCAVRLGGMSANCTPKQLDALTRFGSNVGLAFQVIDDILDITQTSEKLGKTAGKDVKAQKATYPALVGLERSKQIAEQLTQKAFAALEPFGRRGTALRALAEFLLRRDR from the coding sequence ATGACTGCACAGCGCGTGCGGGTTGCGCCTTCATCGTCAGACCCATCGTTCCCGCTCGAGTCGTACATGGCCGAGCGGACCCGGTGGATTGACCGCGGGCTCCGAAAGTTCCTGCCCCCGCCGGGTACCCGGCCGGCCACGATCCACCGGGCCATGCATTATTCGTTGTTTGCCGGCGGCAAACGTATCCGGCCCATCCTCTGCCTGGCAGCGGCCGAGGCTTGCGGCGGTGATCCCGCGGAAGCCCTGCCCCTGGCCTGCGCCGTTGAGTGCATCCACACCTACTCGCTGGTGCATGACGACCTACCTGCCATGGACAATGACGATTTCCGGCGCGGCCGGCCCACCTGCCACAAGGTCTTTGGCGAAGGGATCGCCGTGCTGGCCGGGGACGCCCTCCTCACCGTGGCATTCGAAATCGCCGCGCAGAGCCGGGGCTGGCCGCGGTACCCGCACCGGCAGTTGATCCTCGAACTGGCCCGCGCAGCCGGGTCCCGACAGCTCATCGCCGGCCAGGTGGCCGACCTGGAGAGCGAAGGGAAATCCATTCCGCTGCGCGACCTGCGCTTCATTCACGAGCGCAAGACCTCCGCCCTGCTCTGCTGCGCCGTGCGGCTGGGCGGCATGAGCGCCAACTGCACCCCCAAACAACTCGACGCCCTCACCCGATTCGGCTCCAACGTGGGCCTGGCGTTCCAGGTCATTGACGACATCCTCGACATCACCCAGACGAGCGAAAAACTGGGTAAAACGGCCGGCAAAGACGTAAAGGCACAGAAGGCCACCTACCCGGCGCTGGTGGGATTGGAACGAAGCAAACAAATCGCCGAGCAGCTCACCCAAAAGGCATTTGCTGCGTTGGAACCCTTTGGCCGGCGGGGGACCGCCCTTCGTGCACTGGCCGAGTTTCTCCTGCGCCGCGACCGGTGA
- the mutL gene encoding DNA mismatch repair endonuclease MutL — protein sequence MNRIRLLPETVANQIAAGEVIERPASVVKELVENALDADARKIVVEIQAGGRSLIRVSDDGIGMSRDDALLSLERHATSKIRSAEDLFAIRTLGFRGEALPSIASVSRFTLVTREREGDQPEGTRILVHGGKILEVQAAGTPPGTVVEVRQLFFNVPARRKFLRSEETESAHAQHVVLLAALAHPEVAFTFIKDGRTLWQLPAIPCGSDPAGRLAALKERWRALYGTDESFLAVDFVWPAEAGAEAAADDAEPDSDPSIRVWGLIGAPGVSRATRADQHLFVNRRPVESRALNHALLEGYHTALMKGRYPVCCLFLELDPAAVDVNIHPAKREVKFHREWAVRRAVTTAVRETLLAFHTRPVPRGPSAGTTTSAPAPAAQPQLEGSLPGLSVHRVEGSPPPKPPAVGPVSGSGPATGTPVATGTTRGSALAPSAPRPTAETQQQRQPMAPGMNRQGAEAMSGHPTAPAAGAPAAAPESSVAAPASSPMAEPGGREPAPSPAAGPVPLVDVPLRYLGVVGRLYVVFESDRGLVLMDQHAAHERVLFEEMLDRLERDGRAPSQKLLLPEAIELPPRDAAFLREQLEVLGRLGVGVSEFGTRSFLLDALPPFVRVTDPRRFLLDLVDELQAAGRELNTLRLGEPVVAKTVCRHAVKARDPLSEPELLNLLESLRRCRMPYTCPHGRPTLIELSYRELERKFGRAT from the coding sequence ATGAACCGCATCCGGCTGTTGCCCGAGACGGTCGCCAACCAAATCGCGGCCGGCGAAGTGATCGAGCGTCCGGCCAGCGTGGTCAAGGAGCTGGTGGAAAACGCACTGGACGCCGACGCGCGCAAAATTGTCGTGGAAATCCAAGCCGGTGGCCGGAGCCTCATCCGCGTCTCCGACGACGGCATCGGGATGAGCCGGGACGACGCGTTGCTGTCACTGGAGCGACACGCCACCAGCAAGATCCGGTCGGCCGAGGACCTGTTTGCCATCCGAACCCTGGGCTTTCGGGGCGAGGCCCTGCCCAGCATTGCCAGCGTCAGCCGGTTCACGTTGGTCACGCGCGAGCGGGAGGGCGACCAGCCCGAGGGCACGCGCATCCTCGTGCACGGAGGCAAAATCCTGGAGGTCCAGGCCGCAGGGACGCCCCCGGGGACGGTCGTGGAGGTGCGGCAGCTGTTTTTCAATGTCCCGGCCCGACGCAAGTTCCTGCGCAGCGAGGAAACCGAGTCCGCTCACGCCCAGCACGTGGTCCTGTTGGCGGCCCTAGCGCATCCCGAGGTGGCGTTCACATTCATCAAGGATGGGCGAACCTTGTGGCAGTTGCCCGCGATCCCCTGCGGTTCCGACCCCGCCGGACGTCTGGCAGCCCTGAAGGAGCGATGGCGCGCGCTCTACGGAACGGACGAATCCTTCCTGGCCGTGGATTTCGTGTGGCCGGCCGAGGCCGGAGCGGAGGCCGCGGCCGACGATGCAGAGCCCGATTCGGATCCATCCATCCGGGTCTGGGGCCTGATCGGCGCGCCGGGCGTTTCCCGCGCCACCCGGGCCGATCAACACCTGTTCGTCAACCGCCGGCCCGTGGAAAGCCGCGCGCTGAACCATGCACTCCTCGAAGGCTATCACACCGCGCTCATGAAGGGGCGCTACCCTGTGTGCTGCCTGTTTTTGGAGCTGGATCCGGCCGCCGTGGACGTGAACATCCACCCCGCCAAACGGGAGGTGAAATTCCATCGCGAATGGGCTGTGCGCCGCGCCGTCACCACCGCCGTGCGGGAAACCCTGCTGGCCTTTCACACACGCCCGGTCCCGAGAGGCCCGTCTGCCGGCACGACGACGTCGGCCCCTGCGCCGGCCGCACAGCCGCAGCTTGAAGGCTCTCTTCCCGGCCTGTCCGTGCACAGGGTCGAGGGCTCGCCACCGCCCAAACCACCGGCCGTGGGTCCCGTGTCCGGCAGTGGCCCCGCCACCGGTACACCGGTCGCAACCGGAACAACGCGCGGGTCCGCGCTCGCCCCCTCGGCACCGCGGCCAACAGCCGAAACCCAACAGCAACGGCAGCCGATGGCCCCGGGGATGAACCGCCAGGGGGCCGAAGCCATGTCCGGGCACCCGACCGCCCCGGCGGCCGGCGCGCCCGCGGCCGCGCCCGAATCATCCGTGGCCGCGCCGGCGTCCTCGCCGATGGCAGAACCCGGGGGCCGCGAACCGGCGCCCTCGCCGGCCGCCGGACCGGTGCCACTCGTGGACGTGCCGCTCCGGTACCTGGGCGTGGTGGGCCGCTTGTACGTGGTGTTCGAGTCCGACCGTGGCCTGGTGTTGATGGATCAACACGCCGCCCACGAACGGGTGTTGTTTGAGGAGATGCTGGACCGGCTGGAACGCGACGGCCGTGCACCCTCGCAAAAGCTGCTCCTGCCCGAGGCGATCGAACTGCCCCCGCGCGATGCGGCCTTTTTGCGCGAACAACTCGAGGTGCTCGGCCGGCTGGGCGTGGGGGTGAGCGAGTTCGGAACCCGCTCCTTTTTGCTGGATGCGTTGCCCCCCTTTGTGCGGGTGACGGATCCGCGGCGATTTTTGCTGGATCTGGTGGATGAACTGCAGGCGGCGGGCCGGGAATTGAACACGCTGCGTCTGGGCGAACCGGTGGTAGCCAAAACCGTGTGCCGGCACGCCGTCAAGGCCCGCGACCCACTTTCCGAACCCGAACTGCTCAACCTGCTGGAGTCGCTCCGCCGATGTCGGATGCCATACACCTGTCCGCACGGCCGGCCCACCTTGATCGAGCTGAGCTATCGAGAGCTGGAACGGAAGTTCGGTCGCGCAACCTGA